From one Pseudomonas fluorescens genomic stretch:
- a CDS encoding DNA-3-methyladenine glycosylase I, with translation MRDYQWLHEYCLNRFGSAAALEAHLPQAKSPEQLRAIGADRYLSTLALRVFRAGLKHSLVDAKWPAFEQVFFGFDPQKVVLMGAEHLERLMHDTRIIRHLGKLKSVPRNAQMILDIQKQHGSFGTFIADWPVTDIVGLWKYLAKHGNQLGGLSAPRFLRMCGKDTFIPTTDMAAALIAQDIIDKPPTSQRDLALVQQAFNQWHAESGRPLCQLSVMLAHTVNH, from the coding sequence ATGCGTGATTACCAATGGCTGCATGAGTACTGCCTGAACCGCTTCGGCTCGGCTGCGGCCCTCGAAGCGCACCTGCCCCAGGCGAAAAGCCCCGAGCAGTTGCGCGCGATCGGCGCTGACCGTTACTTGTCGACCCTGGCCCTGCGAGTGTTTCGCGCCGGCTTGAAGCACAGCCTGGTGGATGCCAAGTGGCCAGCCTTCGAGCAGGTGTTCTTCGGCTTCGACCCGCAAAAGGTCGTGCTGATGGGCGCCGAGCACCTGGAGCGGCTGATGCACGACACGCGGATCATCCGCCACCTGGGCAAGCTCAAGAGCGTGCCGCGCAATGCGCAGATGATCCTCGATATCCAGAAGCAGCACGGCAGTTTCGGCACGTTTATCGCGGATTGGCCGGTGACCGATATCGTCGGCTTGTGGAAGTACCTGGCCAAGCATGGCAACCAGTTGGGCGGGCTGTCGGCGCCGCGCTTCTTGCGCATGTGCGGCAAGGACACGTTCATCCCCACCACTGACATGGCTGCGGCGCTGATCGCCCAGGACATCATCGACAAGCCGCCGACCAGCCAGCGCGACCTGGCCCTGGTGCAGCAGGCTTTCAATCAGTGGCATGCCGAGAGCGGGCGGCCACTGTGTCAGCTGTCGGTGATGCTGGCGCATACCGTCAATCACTGA
- a CDS encoding Yip1 family protein — translation MIHHVVGLFTHPDQEWKEIRGEEESISHMYLTHTLILAAIPAISAFIGTTQVGWVIGDRAPVMLTQESALWMTIMSYLAMLGGVAVMGAFIHWMARTYDANPSLARCIAFATYTATPLFVGGLAALYPHLWLGMIVGTAAVCYTVYLLYVGLPTFMNIPSDEGFLFSSSVLAVGLVVLVAIMAFTVIVWGLGVGPVYTS, via the coding sequence ATGATCCATCACGTTGTTGGGCTGTTTACCCATCCCGATCAGGAATGGAAAGAAATACGCGGTGAAGAAGAAAGCATCAGCCACATGTACCTCACCCACACGCTGATCCTCGCCGCGATCCCGGCGATTTCGGCGTTCATCGGCACCACCCAGGTTGGCTGGGTCATCGGCGATCGCGCTCCGGTCATGCTGACCCAGGAAAGCGCGCTGTGGATGACCATCATGTCTTACCTGGCCATGCTCGGCGGCGTGGCGGTGATGGGCGCCTTCATCCACTGGATGGCCCGCACCTACGACGCCAACCCCAGCCTGGCGCGTTGCATTGCCTTCGCCACCTACACCGCGACGCCACTGTTCGTCGGCGGCCTGGCGGCGCTGTACCCGCACCTGTGGCTGGGCATGATCGTCGGCACGGCAGCGGTGTGCTACACGGTCTACCTGCTGTATGTCGGCCTGCCGACCTTCATGAACATTCCATCCGATGAGGGCTTTTTGTTCTCAAGCTCGGTGCTGGCGGTGGGCCTGGTGGTGCTGGTCGCCATCATGGCCTTTACCGTAATTGTCTGGGGACTGGGCGTGGGGCCCGTCTACACCAGCTAG
- the arsC gene encoding arsenate reductase (glutaredoxin) (This arsenate reductase requires both glutathione and glutaredoxin to convert arsenate to arsenite, after which the efflux transporter formed by ArsA and ArsB can extrude the arsenite from the cell, providing resistance.), producing the protein MTDLTLYHNPRCSKSRGALELLEARGLAPTVVRYLETPPTADALKALLGKLNISARQLLRSGEDEYKTLNLADASLSEAQLIEAMVQHPKLIERPILIAGDKAVIGRPPEKVLEILP; encoded by the coding sequence ATGACTGACCTGACCCTCTATCACAATCCGCGCTGCTCCAAATCCCGTGGCGCCCTGGAGCTGCTCGAAGCCCGCGGCCTGGCCCCGACCGTGGTGCGCTACCTGGAAACGCCGCCGACTGCCGACGCGCTCAAGGCTCTGCTCGGCAAGCTGAACATCAGCGCCCGCCAGCTGCTGCGCAGCGGTGAAGACGAATACAAAACGCTCAACCTGGCCGACGCCAGCCTCAGCGAGGCGCAGTTGATCGAAGCCATGGTCCAGCACCCCAAGCTGATCGAGCGGCCAATCCTGATTGCCGGCGATAAAGCCGTGATCGGCCGGCCACCGGAGAAGGTGCTGGAGATCCTGCCGTGA
- a CDS encoding TlpA disulfide reductase family protein, with protein MTRRLAAALAITASLLLGGCGADYGLDQHGQAVKAEQIEGHWLVLNYWAEWCGPCRIEIPELNAAAKQWQGQGVQVLGVNFDGLQGEDLKKASEALGIGFTVLASDPAERYELPRSEALPVTYIIDDKGKVREQLMGEQTLEGLTQKVKALKGA; from the coding sequence ATGACAAGGCGTTTGGCAGCAGCACTGGCCATCACCGCGAGCCTGTTGCTCGGCGGTTGCGGTGCAGATTACGGCCTGGACCAGCACGGTCAGGCAGTGAAAGCCGAGCAGATTGAAGGGCACTGGCTGGTGCTCAATTATTGGGCGGAATGGTGCGGCCCGTGCCGCATAGAAATTCCCGAACTCAACGCAGCTGCCAAGCAATGGCAGGGGCAGGGCGTGCAGGTGCTCGGGGTGAACTTCGACGGCCTGCAGGGTGAAGACCTGAAAAAGGCCAGCGAAGCGCTGGGCATCGGCTTCACGGTACTGGCCAGCGACCCGGCCGAGCGTTACGAATTGCCGCGTAGCGAAGCCTTGCCGGTGACCTACATCATCGATGACAAAGGCAAGGTGCGTGAGCAGTTGATGGGTGAGCAGACCCTTGAGGGATTGACCCAGAAGGTCAAGGCGCTCAAGGGCGCCTGA
- a CDS encoding dicarboxylate/amino acid:cation symporter: MTTRQPLYKSLYIQVLVAITIGILLGHYYPETGVALKPLGDGFVKLIKMVIAPIIFCTVVSGIAGMQNMKSVGKTGGYALLYFEIVSTIALIIGLVVVNVVKPGAGMHIDVSTLNASSVAAYAAAGAQQTTIGFLLNIIPNTVVGAFANGDILQVLMFSVIFGFALHRLGAYGKPLLDLIDRFAHVMFNIINMIMKLAPVGAFGAMAFTIGQYGVGSLVQLGQLMICFYVTCVLFILVVLGSIARAHGFSILKLIRYIREELMIVLGTSSSESALPRMLTKMERLGAKKSVVGLVIPTGYSFNLDGTSIYLTMAAVFIAQATDTTMDITHQITLLLVLLVASKGAAGVTGSGFIVLAATLSAVGHLPVAGLALILGIDRFMSEARALTNLIGNAVATVVVAKWVNELDEDKLQAELASGGSPLTDTRPMDDLGVAEGPAR, from the coding sequence ATGACGACGCGTCAGCCACTGTACAAATCGCTGTATATCCAGGTGTTAGTAGCGATCACCATCGGTATCCTGCTGGGCCATTACTACCCTGAAACCGGCGTGGCCCTGAAGCCACTGGGTGACGGATTCGTCAAACTGATCAAAATGGTCATCGCCCCGATCATCTTCTGCACCGTGGTCAGCGGCATCGCCGGCATGCAGAACATGAAATCGGTCGGCAAGACCGGTGGCTACGCGCTGCTCTACTTCGAAATCGTTTCGACCATCGCCCTGATCATCGGCCTGGTCGTGGTCAACGTGGTCAAGCCTGGCGCCGGCATGCACATCGACGTCAGCACCCTGAACGCCAGCAGTGTGGCTGCTTACGCCGCCGCCGGCGCGCAGCAGACCACCATCGGCTTCCTGCTCAACATCATCCCCAACACCGTGGTCGGCGCCTTCGCCAACGGCGACATCCTGCAAGTGCTGATGTTCTCGGTGATCTTCGGTTTCGCCCTGCATCGCCTGGGTGCCTACGGCAAGCCGCTGCTGGACCTGATCGATCGCTTCGCCCATGTCATGTTCAACATCATCAACATGATCATGAAGCTGGCGCCGGTCGGTGCCTTCGGTGCCATGGCCTTCACCATCGGCCAGTACGGCGTCGGTTCGCTGGTGCAACTGGGCCAGCTGATGATCTGCTTCTACGTCACCTGCGTGCTGTTCATCCTGGTGGTGCTCGGCAGCATCGCTCGCGCTCACGGCTTCAGCATCCTCAAGCTGATCCGCTACATCCGTGAAGAGCTGATGATCGTTCTGGGTACCTCCTCTTCGGAGTCGGCGCTGCCACGCATGCTGACCAAGATGGAGCGTCTGGGGGCGAAGAAATCCGTGGTTGGCCTGGTGATCCCGACCGGCTACTCGTTCAACCTCGACGGCACCTCGATCTACCTGACCATGGCTGCTGTGTTCATCGCCCAGGCGACCGACACCACCATGGACATCACCCACCAGATCACCCTGCTGCTGGTGCTGCTGGTGGCCTCCAAAGGTGCTGCGGGCGTTACCGGTAGTGGCTTCATCGTCCTCGCCGCAACCCTGTCGGCCGTTGGCCACCTGCCGGTTGCCGGCCTGGCGCTGATCCTTGGCATCGACCGCTTCATGTCCGAAGCCCGTGCCCTGACCAACCTGATCGGCAACGCCGTGGCCACCGTGGTCGTGGCCAAGTGGGTCAATGAGCTGGACGAAGACAAGCTGCAGGCCGAGCTGGCTTCCGGTGGCTCGCCGCTGACTGACACCCGTCCGATGGATGACCTGGGCGTGGCTGAAGGTCCTGCTCGCTAA
- the wrbA gene encoding NAD(P)H:quinone oxidoreductase yields MSAPYILILFYSRHGSTSEMARQIARGVEMAGLEARIRTVPAISTECEAVAPDIPDTGALYATLDDLRHCSGLALGSPTRFGNMAAPLKYFIDGTSSLWLSGGLVGKPAAAFTSTASLHGGQESTLLSMLLPLMHHGMLIMGLPYSESALLETRGGGTPYGASHHAGADGKRDLDADEIALCRALGQRLASTAKLLENGRG; encoded by the coding sequence GTGAGCGCGCCGTACATCCTGATCCTGTTCTACAGCCGTCACGGCTCGACCAGCGAGATGGCCCGGCAAATTGCCCGCGGCGTCGAGATGGCCGGCCTGGAAGCGCGCATCCGCACCGTACCGGCGATTTCCACCGAGTGCGAAGCGGTAGCCCCGGACATCCCCGATACCGGCGCGCTGTACGCTACCCTGGACGACCTGCGCCACTGCTCGGGCCTGGCTCTGGGCAGCCCGACGCGCTTTGGCAACATGGCCGCGCCGCTCAAGTACTTTATCGACGGCACCAGCAGCCTGTGGCTGAGCGGCGGCCTGGTGGGCAAGCCGGCGGCGGCGTTCACTTCCACCGCCAGCCTGCACGGCGGCCAGGAGTCGACCCTGCTGTCGATGCTGCTGCCGCTGATGCACCACGGCATGCTGATCATGGGCCTGCCCTACAGCGAGTCGGCGTTGCTGGAAACCCGTGGCGGCGGTACGCCCTATGGCGCCAGCCACCATGCCGGCGCCGACGGCAAGCGCGACTTGGATGCTGACGAAATCGCCCTGTGCCGCGCCCTTGGCCAGCGCCTGGCGAGCACCGCCAAACTGCTGGAGAACGGCCGTGGCTAA
- the ttcA gene encoding tRNA 2-thiocytidine(32) synthetase TtcA has product MGTLSVNQNKLQKRLRRLAGEAITDFNMIEDGDKVMVCLSGGKDSYTMLDVLLHLQKVAPIKFDIVAVNMDQKQPGFPEHVLPAYLEALGVEYHIVEKDTYSVVKELIPEGKTTCSLCSRLRRGTLYTFADEIGATKMALGHHRDDIVETFFLNMFFNGTLKAMPPKLRADDGRNVVIRPLAYCSEKDIQAYSDMKEFPIIPCNLCGSQENLQRQVVKDMLVEWERKTPGRTENIFRGLQNVVPSQLADRNLFDFTSLKIDETATPRFVDVLNI; this is encoded by the coding sequence ATGGGCACCCTTTCGGTCAACCAGAACAAACTGCAAAAACGCCTGCGTCGTCTCGCCGGCGAAGCCATCACCGACTTCAACATGATCGAAGACGGTGACAAGGTCATGGTCTGCCTGTCCGGCGGCAAAGACAGCTACACCATGCTCGATGTTCTGCTGCACCTGCAGAAAGTGGCGCCGATCAAGTTCGACATCGTCGCAGTGAACATGGACCAGAAGCAGCCTGGCTTCCCCGAGCACGTGCTGCCGGCCTACCTCGAAGCCCTCGGCGTCGAGTACCACATCGTCGAGAAGGACACCTACTCGGTGGTCAAGGAACTGATCCCGGAAGGCAAGACCACCTGCTCGCTGTGCTCGCGCCTGCGTCGTGGCACCCTGTATACCTTCGCCGACGAGATCGGCGCGACCAAGATGGCCTTGGGGCATCACCGCGACGACATCGTCGAGACCTTTTTCCTCAACATGTTCTTCAACGGTACCCTCAAGGCCATGCCGCCCAAGCTGCGTGCCGATGACGGGCGCAACGTGGTCATTCGCCCGCTGGCCTACTGCAGCGAGAAGGACATCCAGGCCTACTCGGACATGAAGGAATTCCCGATCATCCCGTGCAACCTCTGCGGCTCCCAGGAAAACCTGCAGCGTCAGGTGGTCAAGGACATGCTGGTGGAGTGGGAGCGCAAGACCCCGGGGCGTACCGAGAACATCTTCCGTGGCCTGCAGAACGTGGTGCCGTCGCAACTGGCTGACCGCAACCTGTTCGACTTCACCAGCCTGAAGATCGACGAGACCGCCACCCCGCGCTTTGTCGACGTGCTGAACATCTGA
- a CDS encoding SprT family zinc-dependent metalloprotease: MPELLKSRVETCYQQAETFFKRPFPRPEVSFKLRGQKAGVAHLHENLLRFNLQLYRENSEDFLKQTVPHEVAHLVAHQLFGDRIQPHGEEWQLIMRGVYELPPHRCHNYAVKRRTVTRYIYRCPCTGSDFPFSAQRHSLVRQGRRYLCRRCRNTLVYSGETRVE; the protein is encoded by the coding sequence ATGCCCGAACTGCTCAAATCCCGCGTCGAAACCTGTTACCAGCAAGCCGAAACCTTTTTCAAACGCCCCTTCCCGCGCCCCGAAGTCAGCTTCAAGTTGCGCGGTCAGAAGGCCGGCGTCGCGCACCTGCACGAAAACCTGCTGCGCTTCAATTTGCAGCTGTACCGCGAGAACAGCGAAGATTTCCTCAAACAGACGGTGCCCCATGAGGTCGCCCACCTGGTTGCCCACCAGCTGTTCGGCGACCGCATCCAGCCCCATGGCGAGGAATGGCAGCTGATCATGCGCGGCGTGTACGAACTACCGCCGCACCGCTGCCACAACTACGCGGTCAAGCGCCGCACGGTGACCCGCTATATCTACCGCTGCCCGTGCACCGGCAGCGACTTCCCGTTCTCGGCGCAACGCCACAGCCTGGTGCGCCAGGGGCGGCGGTACCTGTGCCGGCGCTGTCGCAATACCCTGGTGTATAGCGGCGAGACCCGGGTGGAGTGA
- a CDS encoding DUF2069 domain-containing protein: MAKKPKVLPPLEWLAPRLRLTRALSLASFFGLIALLTLNNLLFADLHGARVGVILAIELVPLALLLPGMLLGNARAHAWTCFVVNLYFIKGVLAAFDPARALFGWLEVAISLALFVSALLYVRWRFQYERRLAGEGSN, translated from the coding sequence GTGGCTAAAAAGCCCAAGGTACTGCCGCCACTCGAATGGCTGGCGCCGCGCCTGCGCCTGACCCGGGCGCTGAGCCTGGCGAGCTTTTTCGGCCTGATCGCCTTGCTGACCCTGAACAACCTGCTGTTCGCCGACCTGCACGGTGCGCGGGTCGGGGTGATCCTGGCGATCGAGCTGGTGCCGCTGGCCCTGCTGCTGCCGGGCATGCTGCTGGGCAACGCCCGCGCCCACGCCTGGACCTGCTTTGTGGTCAACCTGTACTTCATCAAGGGCGTGCTGGCCGCGTTCGACCCGGCCCGGGCGCTGTTCGGCTGGCTGGAAGTGGCGATCAGCCTGGCGTTGTTCGTCAGTGCCCTGCTGTATGTACGCTGGCGCTTTCAGTATGAGCGGCGCTTGGCGGGGGAAGGTTCGAACTAA
- a CDS encoding response regulator produces MLNRLGIRSRVLLLALLPAGLMALVLGGYFTWLQQSELQTQLLQRGKMIAEQLAPLVAPALARHDPAQLERIAAQALEQSDVRAVAFLGPDRNALAHAGPSMLNQAPTGGGTQLLQRTGNDATRYLLPVFGRHRDLAGELIPGEADRLLGWVEVELSHDGTLLRGYRSLFTSLLLILLGLAATALLALRMSRTINGPIGQIKYAVTQLKDGNLEERLPAMGSYELDELAAGINRMAETLHNAHEELQHSIDQATEDVRQNLETIEIQNIELDMARKEALEASRIKSEFLANMSHEIRTPLNGILGFTHLLQKSELTPRQLDYLGTIEKSAGSLLGIINEILDFSKIEAGKLVLDSIPFNLRDLIQDTLTILAPAAHAKQLELVSLVYRDTPLSLVGDPLRLKQILTNLVSNAIKFTREGTIVARAMLEDEREDSVQLRISVQDTGIGLSNQDVRALFQAFSQADNSLSRQPGGTGLGLVISKRLIEQMGGEIGVDSTPGEGSLFWISLSLPKARDDAEDLPMQPLVGRRVAIVDSHELARQALEHQLEDCGLSVSLFVTVEQLLHAVEAATLAGQPFELAVLGVNLDSLSPERLGQYIQHLEGFACQALVLCPTTEQALYHPYLPNAHGQLQAKPACTRKLRRALVEMVQPRRPGSESKPVSDQPLPKVLCVDDNPANLLLVQTLLEDLGAEVLAVDSGYAAVQAVQDERFDLVLMDVQMPGMDGRECTEQIRQWESSQSGPALPIVALTAHAMANEKRALLHSGMDDYLTKPISERQLAQVVLKWTGMALGAPRPERPLERTPDSSELKVLDPEEGLRLAAGKPDLAADMLAMLLASLESDREAIRAAREAADRNGMIERVHRLNGASRYCGVPQLRAACQRSETLLKQDDPQAPQALDELDRAITRLTAQARMSA; encoded by the coding sequence GTGCTGAATAGATTGGGGATCAGAAGCCGCGTGCTGTTGCTTGCCTTGTTGCCAGCCGGCCTGATGGCGCTGGTGCTGGGCGGCTACTTCACCTGGTTGCAGCAGAGCGAGCTGCAGACCCAACTGCTGCAACGCGGCAAAATGATTGCCGAGCAACTGGCGCCGTTGGTGGCGCCGGCCCTGGCGCGGCACGACCCGGCGCAGCTGGAACGCATCGCCGCCCAGGCCCTGGAGCAGTCCGATGTGCGTGCCGTGGCCTTCCTCGGCCCCGACCGCAACGCCCTGGCCCATGCCGGCCCGAGCATGCTCAACCAGGCACCCACCGGTGGCGGCACGCAGTTGCTGCAACGCACCGGCAATGACGCCACCCGCTACCTGCTGCCGGTGTTCGGCCGCCACCGGGACCTGGCTGGCGAGCTGATCCCCGGTGAAGCCGACCGCCTGCTCGGCTGGGTGGAAGTCGAACTGTCCCACGACGGCACCCTGCTGCGCGGCTACCGCAGCCTGTTCACCAGCCTGCTGTTGATTCTTCTGGGCCTGGCCGCCACCGCCCTGCTGGCCTTGCGCATGAGCCGCACGATCAACGGCCCGATTGGTCAGATCAAGTACGCGGTCACCCAGTTGAAGGACGGCAACCTCGAAGAGCGCCTGCCGGCGATGGGCAGCTACGAGCTGGACGAACTGGCGGCCGGTATCAACCGCATGGCCGAAACCCTGCACAACGCCCACGAAGAGCTGCAGCACAGCATCGACCAGGCCACCGAAGACGTCCGCCAGAACCTGGAAACTATCGAGATCCAGAACATCGAATTGGACATGGCGCGCAAGGAGGCCCTGGAGGCCAGCCGGATCAAGTCCGAGTTCCTCGCCAACATGAGCCATGAGATCCGTACGCCGCTCAACGGCATTCTCGGCTTTACCCACTTGCTGCAAAAAAGCGAACTGACTCCGCGCCAGCTCGACTACCTGGGCACCATTGAAAAATCCGCCGGCAGCCTTCTGGGCATCATCAACGAGATCCTCGACTTCTCCAAGATCGAGGCCGGCAAGCTGGTGCTCGACAGCATCCCGTTCAACCTGCGCGACCTGATCCAGGACACCCTGACCATCCTCGCCCCGGCCGCCCACGCCAAACAGCTGGAGCTGGTCAGCCTGGTATATCGCGATACCCCGCTGTCGCTGGTCGGTGACCCGCTGCGGCTCAAGCAGATCCTCACCAACCTGGTCAGCAACGCCATCAAGTTCACCCGCGAGGGCACCATCGTCGCCCGGGCCATGCTCGAGGATGAGCGCGAAGACAGCGTACAGTTGCGCATCAGCGTTCAGGATACCGGCATCGGCCTGTCAAACCAGGACGTGCGGGCGCTGTTCCAGGCCTTCAGCCAGGCCGACAACTCGTTGTCGCGCCAGCCCGGTGGCACTGGCCTGGGTCTGGTGATTTCCAAGCGCCTGATCGAGCAGATGGGCGGCGAGATCGGTGTCGACAGCACGCCCGGCGAAGGTTCGCTGTTCTGGATCAGCCTGAGTCTGCCCAAGGCCCGCGACGATGCCGAAGACCTGCCCATGCAACCACTGGTGGGCCGCCGCGTGGCGATTGTCGACAGCCACGAACTGGCGCGTCAGGCCCTGGAGCACCAATTGGAAGACTGCGGCCTGAGCGTCAGTCTGTTCGTCACCGTCGAACAATTGCTGCACGCGGTCGAAGCCGCCACCCTGGCCGGGCAACCTTTCGAGCTGGCGGTGCTCGGGGTCAACCTCGACAGCCTCTCGCCGGAACGCCTCGGCCAGTACATCCAGCATTTGGAGGGCTTCGCCTGCCAGGCCCTGGTGCTGTGCCCGACCACCGAGCAGGCGCTCTACCATCCGTACCTGCCCAACGCCCACGGCCAGTTGCAGGCCAAGCCTGCGTGCACGCGCAAGCTGCGCCGGGCATTGGTCGAGATGGTCCAGCCACGGCGCCCGGGCAGCGAAAGCAAGCCGGTGTCCGACCAGCCGTTGCCAAAAGTGTTGTGCGTCGACGACAACCCGGCCAACTTGCTGCTGGTGCAAACCCTGCTGGAGGACCTCGGCGCCGAAGTGCTGGCGGTCGACAGCGGTTATGCGGCGGTTCAGGCGGTACAGGACGAGCGTTTCGACCTGGTGCTGATGGACGTGCAGATGCCCGGCATGGACGGGCGCGAATGCACCGAGCAGATCCGCCAGTGGGAAAGCAGCCAGAGCGGCCCGGCGCTGCCGATCGTTGCCCTGACCGCCCACGCCATGGCCAACGAAAAGCGTGCCCTGCTGCACAGCGGCATGGATGATTACCTGACCAAGCCGATCAGCGAACGCCAGCTGGCCCAGGTGGTGCTCAAGTGGACCGGCATGGCCCTCGGCGCGCCACGCCCGGAACGCCCGCTGGAGCGCACGCCCGACAGCAGCGAACTGAAGGTGCTCGACCCCGAGGAAGGCCTGCGCCTGGCCGCTGGCAAGCCGGACCTGGCCGCCGATATGCTGGCGATGCTGCTGGCATCGCTGGAGTCTGACCGCGAAGCGATTCGCGCCGCCCGCGAGGCAGCCGACCGCAATGGCATGATCGAGCGCGTGCACCGGCTCAATGGCGCCTCGCGCTACTGCGGCGTACCGCAACTGCGCGCCGCCTGCCAACGCAGTGAAACCTTGCTCAAGCAGGATGACCCACAGGCGCCGCAAGCCCTGGACGAACTGGACCGGGCCATCACCCGGCTCACGGCCCAGGCGCGCATGAGCGCCTGA
- a CDS encoding 2-hydroxyacid dehydrogenase translates to MRVLFFSSQTYDQDSFTSATAVPGLELHFQPARLTEDTAPLAAGHEVVCAFINDDLGAGVLERLAAAGTRLIALRSAGYNHVDLAAAKRLGLAVVRVPAYSPHAVAEHAVALILALNRRLHRAYNRTREGDFTLHGLTGFDLHGKTVGVVGTGQIGAAFARIMAGFGCQLLAYDPYPNPELLALGARYLSLPQLLRQAQVISLHCPLTDDTRHLINAQSLAELQPGAMLINTGRGALVDTPALIEALKSGQLGYLGLDVYEEEAQLFFEDRSDLPLQDDVLARLLTFPNVIVTAHQAFLTREALAAIATTTLDNITRWAAGNAQNLVEG, encoded by the coding sequence ATGCGCGTATTGTTTTTCAGCAGCCAGACCTACGACCAGGACAGCTTCACCAGCGCCACTGCCGTGCCGGGGCTTGAGCTGCACTTCCAGCCCGCACGCCTGACCGAAGACACCGCACCGCTGGCCGCCGGCCATGAGGTGGTCTGCGCCTTCATCAACGATGACCTCGGCGCTGGCGTGCTGGAGCGCCTGGCCGCCGCCGGCACACGCTTGATCGCCCTGCGTTCGGCCGGGTACAACCATGTCGACCTGGCCGCCGCCAAACGCCTGGGCCTGGCGGTGGTGCGGGTACCGGCCTATTCACCCCATGCCGTGGCCGAACACGCGGTGGCGCTGATCCTGGCGCTCAACCGGCGCCTGCACCGGGCCTACAACCGCACCCGCGAAGGCGACTTCACCCTCCACGGCCTGACCGGCTTCGACTTGCACGGCAAGACCGTCGGCGTGGTCGGTACCGGGCAGATCGGCGCGGCCTTTGCCCGGATCATGGCCGGCTTCGGTTGCCAGTTGCTGGCTTACGACCCCTACCCCAACCCCGAACTGCTGGCGCTCGGTGCGCGCTACCTGAGCCTGCCGCAGCTGCTGCGCCAGGCGCAAGTCATTAGCCTGCACTGCCCGCTGACCGACGACACCCGGCACCTGATCAACGCCCAGAGCCTGGCCGAGCTGCAGCCAGGGGCCATGTTGATCAATACCGGCCGCGGCGCCTTGGTCGATACCCCGGCGCTGATCGAGGCACTGAAAAGCGGCCAGCTCGGCTACCTGGGGCTGGACGTCTATGAAGAAGAAGCCCAGCTGTTTTTCGAGGACCGCTCCGACCTGCCCCTGCAGGACGACGTACTGGCACGGCTGCTGACCTTCCCCAATGTGATCGTCACCGCCCACCAGGCCTTCCTCACCCGCGAGGCACTGGCGGCCATTGCCACTACCACCCTGGACAACATAACCCGCTGGGCGGCAGGCAATGCGCAGAACTTGGTCGAGGGTTGA
- a CDS encoding META domain-containing protein, whose translation MKTLLLSGLIGTALLGCAAEPMKLEQERSYLLEWIGERPLMDYSHLTLTLAADGRAYGNGGCNHWFAPYQLEGDKLTFGKVGSTRKLCAPALMEQEKRFLQALETVQRWDISPIEQVRFWPAEGKPLRFWPEEG comes from the coding sequence GTGAAAACGCTGTTGCTCTCAGGCCTGATCGGCACCGCCCTGCTGGGTTGCGCCGCCGAGCCGATGAAGCTGGAACAGGAACGCAGCTACCTGCTGGAGTGGATTGGCGAGCGTCCGCTGATGGACTACAGCCACCTGACCCTGACCCTGGCCGCCGACGGCCGCGCTTATGGCAATGGCGGCTGCAACCACTGGTTCGCGCCGTACCAGCTGGAGGGCGACAAGCTGACCTTCGGCAAGGTCGGTAGCACCCGCAAGCTGTGCGCACCGGCGCTTATGGAGCAGGAAAAACGCTTCCTGCAGGCGCTGGAAACCGTACAGCGCTGGGATATCTCGCCGATCGAGCAGGTGCGTTTCTGGCCAGCCGAGGGCAAGCCGCTGCGCTTCTGGCCGGAAGAGGGTTGA